A stretch of the Nothobranchius furzeri strain GRZ-AD chromosome 5, NfurGRZ-RIMD1, whole genome shotgun sequence genome encodes the following:
- the LOC139070023 gene encoding trafficking kinesin-binding protein 1-like isoform X3, whose translation MALHASGSENKLEFSNLPDEEYVCSPVHEGSPQGEEVEEEIFFLPRHEVFQQEETGERNEALCEVLCADRVGQMTKTYSDIDAVTRLLEEKERDLELAARIGQSLLKKNKALSDRNEVLEEQIEHVREEVSQLRHDLSMKDELLQFYTNAAEESEGESNTSTPVRPSEPSVAAPACFPVDSLQKKLKDLEEENKSLRSAANHLETETISYEEKEQQLVNDCVKELRGANLQISSLAEDLARKTEDASRQQEEITHLLSQIVDLQKKAKLYAVENEELTQHLGAAKDAQRQLTAELQELQDKYVECMEMLHEAQEELKNLRNKNLPLSTPRRFHSLGLFPMDSLAAEIEGTMRKELQMDDPDVEEQRLHPKRVFQTVKNLNLMRRSPAAPSPLNIPGSNQTSCLNSGRSSRVGTPPSNSIYGSETGSGIILDNRTSSILERPDDGPEDSNKRPPGTPGTPGSRDLEAALRRLSLRRDNYLSEKRFFEEERERKLAFLAKEEEKEGGEGSRGAGTPTESLLSFCSHPSFGSVWSGFSITARSYLPEKLQIVKPLEGSATLHAWQQLAQPHMGALMDRRPGVVTKGFCTLAHEQEQEVSWDLDQPEEDEVSCDSFTGSAPPSPLRSTSVCCNRTLCTDSSSRFEELGEICGVVEGNMPPPVSSSSPLPLASPSSESNRHMDLKELPGLQPTSLDHMPVYFPGKSSSHTSSTYTFTTCRILHPSDQLTSVSPSPAVASSPSSTNFNTPSHSPSPVPFSAPPTPSYTPCCTPRRLSLSQSSTNLRDSTKTTSTSLGLVRLLLERGISASVYNPCSWDRALDAGGASAVLGGVPAQVCSMRSVEGEIRKSMKRPDTLLLQPSTPPSSPRSRSASFAAASPEFQFSPLKDDPPYYDAFLASKPARIILREVLGDLERERGIQEDEDSQSEVTNLGLVDKLKRFRTLSPLSASASSSSALLAPFGSSGLGSSVLGGGLPGLNAGLRRNRSYPAMVGASMAMKDPGGPPCTLIPQTVHDTEHKEERDKETEWVVQKAVRVPQTLHALEAVVRRHARPDCSYSAPQERLGQEETGT comes from the exons ATGGCACTCCACGCATCCGGCTCTGAGAACAAACTGGAGTTCTCCAACCTGCCCGATGAGGAATATGTTTGTTCACCTGTTCATGAAGGTTCACCGCAGggggaagaggtggaggaggaaatcttcttcctccccaGGCATGAGGTGTTCCAACAGGAGGAGACCGGAGAAAGGAATGAAGCTCTGTGTGAAG TGCTGTGCGCTGATAGAGTGGGCCAGATGACAAAGACCTACAGCGACATAGATGCTGTCACTCGACTGCTGGAAGAG AAAGAGCGAGACTTGGAGTTAGCGGCTCGCATCGGCCAGTCGCTGCTGAAGAAGAACAAAGCCCTCAGTGACAGGAATGAAGTGCTGGAGGAGCAAATCGAGCACGTGCGAGAGGAG GTGTCTCAGCTGCGTCATGACCTGTCCATGAAAGATGAGCTGTTGCAGTTTTACACCAACGCTGCTGAGGAGAGCGAAGGGGAGTCTAACACCTCCACCCC cgtgcGACCCAGTGAACCCAGTGTGGCGGCTCCAGCCTGTTTCCCTGTGGACTCCTTACAGAAGAAACTCAAAGATTTGGAAGAGGAAAACAAATCTCTGCGATCtgcg GCGAATCATTTAGAGACCGAAACGATCTCCTACGAGGAGAAGGAGCAGCAACTTGTCAATGACTGTGTCAAAGAACTGC GCGGTGCCAACCTCCAGATTTCCTCTCTGGCAGAAGATCTGGCCAGGAAGACTGAGGACGCTTCCAGACAGCAGGAGGAGATCACACACCTCCTCTCTCAGATAGTGGATCTGCAAAAGAAGGCCAAGCTT TATGCCGTGGAGAACGAAGAGCTGACTCAGCATTTGGGAGCAGCCAAGGACGCGCAGCGACAGCTCACTGCTGAG CTGCAGGAGTTGCAGGACAAGTATGTGGAGTGTATGGAGATGCTTCACGAGGCTCAGGAGGAGCTGAAGAACCTGAGGAATAAGAATCTGCCGCTCAGCACCCCGAGGCGCTTCCATTCCCTCGGCCTGTTCCCGATG GACTCTCTGGCAGCAGAAATCGAGGGCACCATGAGGAAGGAGCTCCAGATGGACGATCCAGATGTAGAAGAACAGAG ACTGCACCCGAAGCGCGTGTTCCAGACGGTGAAAAACCTCAACCTGATGCGGCGCTCCCCCGCCGCCCCCTCCCCCCTCAACATCCCAGGCTCCAATCAGACCTCCTGCCTTAACTCAGGGCGCTCCAGCAGGGTGGGCACGCCTCCATCCAACTCCATCTACGGGAGCGAAACAGGAAGCGGGATCATCCTGGACAACAGGACGAGCAGCATTCTGGAGCGTCCTGATGACGG GCCAGAGGACTCTAACAAGCGCCCCCCTGGGACTCCAGGGACCCCGGGCAGCAGAGACCTGGAGGCGGCTCTGCGTCGTCTGTCCCTCCGCCGCGACAACTACCTCTCTGAAAAACGCTTTTTTGAGGAAGAGAGGGAGAGGAAGCTGGCTTTCCTCGCTAAAGAGGAGGAGAAAGAAGGGGGGGAGGGCAGCAGAGGCGCGGGGACACCCACAGAGAGTCTTCTGTCGTTCTGCTCTCATCCGTCCTTTGGAAGCGTCTGGTCGGGATTCTCCATCACAGCTCGCTCCTACCTGCCAGAGAAGCTGCAGATTGTAAAGCCGCTAGAAG GCTCTGCTACTCTCCACGCCTGGCAGCAGCTGGCTCAACCCCACATGGGCGCTCTGATGGATCGCCGGCCCGGCGTGGTCACCAAGGGCTTCTGCACTTTAGCACACGAGCAGGAACAGGAAGTCAGCTGGGATCTGGACCAACCAGAGGAGGATGAAGTGTCATGTGACTCCTTTACCGGCTCGGCTCCACCCAGCCCGCTCCGCTCTACCTCTGTCTGCTGTAACAGAACACTTTGCACCGACAGCAGCAGCCGCTTCGAAGAACTCGGGGAAATTTGTGGTGTAGTTGAAGGAAACATGCCCCCTCCCGTTTCCAGCTCCTCTCCTTTGCCTCTCGCCTCCCCCTCTTCAGAGAGCAACaggcacatggacctcaaggagcTCCCCGGCCTGCAGCCAACCTCTCTCGACCACATGCCTG tatatTTCCCAGGGAAGTCCTCGTCTCACACCAGCTCCACTTACACCTTCACCACCTGCAGGATCCTCCACCCGTCTGATCAGCTGACCTCTGTCTCACCCAG CCCGGCTGTGGCCTCGTCTCCGAGCAGCACTAACTTCAACACGCCCTCCCACTCTCCCTCTCCTGTACCCTTCTCAGCTCCTCCTACACCCTCGTACACCCCCTGCTGCACCCCACGCCGCCTCTCCCTTTCCCAGTCCTCCACCAACCTTAGGGACTCCACCAAGACCACCAGCACCTCTCTAGGCCTAGTGCGCCTCCTGCTGGAGCGGGGGATCTCTGCCTCGGTGTACAACCCGTGCAGCTGGGACCGAGCGCTGGATGCTGGTGGGGCTTCAGCCGTCCTGGGAGGAGTCCCGGCGCAGGTGTGCAGCATGAGATCTGTGGAGGGTGAAATCAGGAAGTCGATGAAGCGACCTGACACCCTCCTCCTGCAGCCTTCCACTCCACCCAGCTCACCTCGCTCCAGATCTGCTTCCTTTGCTGCAGCTAGCCCTGAGTTTCAATTCAGCCCTCTCAAAGACGACCCGCCGTATTATGACGCCTTCCTCGCCTCTAAGCCGGCTCGCATCATTCTGAGGGAGGTGTTGGGTGATTTGGAGAGAGAGCGCGGCATCCAGGAGGACGAGGACAGCCAAAGCGAGGTGACAAACCTCGGACTTGTGGACAAGCTGAAGCGTTTCCGAACACTCTCCCCTCTTTCGGCCTCGGCCTCCTCCAGCAGCGCTCTGTTGGCCCCCTTCGGCTCCTCCGGCCTGGGGAGCAGCGTGCTGGGCGGAGGGCTTCCAGGTCTAAATGCAGGACTGAGGAGGAACCGGAGCTATCCGGCCATGGTGGGGGCCAGCATGGCCATGAAAGACCCCGGTGGCCCGCCGTGCACGCTCATACCACAAACTGTGCACGACACAGAACACAAAGAGGAAAGGGACAAAGAGACTGAGTGGGTGGTTCAGAAGGCCGTACGCGTCCCACAGACGTTACACGCTCTGGAGGCGGTCGTACGGAGACACGCACGACCCGACTGTTCCTACTCAGCGCCACAGGAGCGCCTCGGTCAGGAAGAGACCGGAACATAG
- the LOC139070023 gene encoding trafficking kinesin-binding protein 1-like isoform X1, which translates to MNVCNGTDLPELEIISILEEQLPVYKLRADSIFGYEQDDWLHTPFVDPDAALDLTTEQIEETLKYFLLCADRVGQMTKTYSDIDAVTRLLEEKERDLELAARIGQSLLKKNKALSDRNEVLEEQIEHVREEVSQLRHDLSMKDELLQFYTNAAEESEGESNTSTPVRPSEPSVAAPACFPVDSLQKKLKDLEEENKSLRSAANHLETETISYEEKEQQLVNDCVKELRGANLQISSLAEDLARKTEDASRQQEEITHLLSQIVDLQKKAKLYAVENEELTQHLGAAKDAQRQLTAELQELQDKYVECMEMLHEAQEELKNLRNKNLPLSTPRRFHSLGLFPMDSLAAEIEGTMRKELQMDDPDVEEQRLHPKRVFQTVKNLNLMRRSPAAPSPLNIPGSNQTSCLNSGRSSRVGTPPSNSIYGSETGSGIILDNRTSSILERPDDGPEDSNKRPPGTPGTPGSRDLEAALRRLSLRRDNYLSEKRFFEEERERKLAFLAKEEEKEGGEGSRGAGTPTESLLSFCSHPSFGSVWSGFSITARSYLPEKLQIVKPLEGSATLHAWQQLAQPHMGALMDRRPGVVTKGFCTLAHEQEQEVSWDLDQPEEDEVSCDSFTGSAPPSPLRSTSVCCNRTLCTDSSSRFEELGEICGVVEGNMPPPVSSSSPLPLASPSSESNRHMDLKELPGLQPTSLDHMPVYFPGKSSSHTSSTYTFTTCRILHPSDQLTSVSPSPAVASSPSSTNFNTPSHSPSPVPFSAPPTPSYTPCCTPRRLSLSQSSTNLRDSTKTTSTSLGLVRLLLERGISASVYNPCSWDRALDAGGASAVLGGVPAQVCSMRSVEGEIRKSMKRPDTLLLQPSTPPSSPRSRSASFAAASPEFQFSPLKDDPPYYDAFLASKPARIILREVLGDLERERGIQEDEDSQSEVTNLGLVDKLKRFRTLSPLSASASSSSALLAPFGSSGLGSSVLGGGLPGLNAGLRRNRSYPAMVGASMAMKDPGGPPCTLIPQTVHDTEHKEERDKETEWVVQKAVRVPQTLHALEAVVRRHARPDCSYSAPQERLGQEETGT; encoded by the exons atgTGTGTAACGGGACTGACCTGCCTGAACTTGAGATTATCAGCATATTGGAGGAGCAGCTGCCCGTCTACAAGCTCAGGGCAGACTCCATCTTTGGTTATGAGCAAGATGATTGGCTGCACACGCCGTTCGTGGATCCAGACGCCGCTCTCGACCTGACTACTGAACAGATTGAAGAGACCCTTAAATACTTCT TGCTGTGCGCTGATAGAGTGGGCCAGATGACAAAGACCTACAGCGACATAGATGCTGTCACTCGACTGCTGGAAGAG AAAGAGCGAGACTTGGAGTTAGCGGCTCGCATCGGCCAGTCGCTGCTGAAGAAGAACAAAGCCCTCAGTGACAGGAATGAAGTGCTGGAGGAGCAAATCGAGCACGTGCGAGAGGAG GTGTCTCAGCTGCGTCATGACCTGTCCATGAAAGATGAGCTGTTGCAGTTTTACACCAACGCTGCTGAGGAGAGCGAAGGGGAGTCTAACACCTCCACCCC cgtgcGACCCAGTGAACCCAGTGTGGCGGCTCCAGCCTGTTTCCCTGTGGACTCCTTACAGAAGAAACTCAAAGATTTGGAAGAGGAAAACAAATCTCTGCGATCtgcg GCGAATCATTTAGAGACCGAAACGATCTCCTACGAGGAGAAGGAGCAGCAACTTGTCAATGACTGTGTCAAAGAACTGC GCGGTGCCAACCTCCAGATTTCCTCTCTGGCAGAAGATCTGGCCAGGAAGACTGAGGACGCTTCCAGACAGCAGGAGGAGATCACACACCTCCTCTCTCAGATAGTGGATCTGCAAAAGAAGGCCAAGCTT TATGCCGTGGAGAACGAAGAGCTGACTCAGCATTTGGGAGCAGCCAAGGACGCGCAGCGACAGCTCACTGCTGAG CTGCAGGAGTTGCAGGACAAGTATGTGGAGTGTATGGAGATGCTTCACGAGGCTCAGGAGGAGCTGAAGAACCTGAGGAATAAGAATCTGCCGCTCAGCACCCCGAGGCGCTTCCATTCCCTCGGCCTGTTCCCGATG GACTCTCTGGCAGCAGAAATCGAGGGCACCATGAGGAAGGAGCTCCAGATGGACGATCCAGATGTAGAAGAACAGAG ACTGCACCCGAAGCGCGTGTTCCAGACGGTGAAAAACCTCAACCTGATGCGGCGCTCCCCCGCCGCCCCCTCCCCCCTCAACATCCCAGGCTCCAATCAGACCTCCTGCCTTAACTCAGGGCGCTCCAGCAGGGTGGGCACGCCTCCATCCAACTCCATCTACGGGAGCGAAACAGGAAGCGGGATCATCCTGGACAACAGGACGAGCAGCATTCTGGAGCGTCCTGATGACGG GCCAGAGGACTCTAACAAGCGCCCCCCTGGGACTCCAGGGACCCCGGGCAGCAGAGACCTGGAGGCGGCTCTGCGTCGTCTGTCCCTCCGCCGCGACAACTACCTCTCTGAAAAACGCTTTTTTGAGGAAGAGAGGGAGAGGAAGCTGGCTTTCCTCGCTAAAGAGGAGGAGAAAGAAGGGGGGGAGGGCAGCAGAGGCGCGGGGACACCCACAGAGAGTCTTCTGTCGTTCTGCTCTCATCCGTCCTTTGGAAGCGTCTGGTCGGGATTCTCCATCACAGCTCGCTCCTACCTGCCAGAGAAGCTGCAGATTGTAAAGCCGCTAGAAG GCTCTGCTACTCTCCACGCCTGGCAGCAGCTGGCTCAACCCCACATGGGCGCTCTGATGGATCGCCGGCCCGGCGTGGTCACCAAGGGCTTCTGCACTTTAGCACACGAGCAGGAACAGGAAGTCAGCTGGGATCTGGACCAACCAGAGGAGGATGAAGTGTCATGTGACTCCTTTACCGGCTCGGCTCCACCCAGCCCGCTCCGCTCTACCTCTGTCTGCTGTAACAGAACACTTTGCACCGACAGCAGCAGCCGCTTCGAAGAACTCGGGGAAATTTGTGGTGTAGTTGAAGGAAACATGCCCCCTCCCGTTTCCAGCTCCTCTCCTTTGCCTCTCGCCTCCCCCTCTTCAGAGAGCAACaggcacatggacctcaaggagcTCCCCGGCCTGCAGCCAACCTCTCTCGACCACATGCCTG tatatTTCCCAGGGAAGTCCTCGTCTCACACCAGCTCCACTTACACCTTCACCACCTGCAGGATCCTCCACCCGTCTGATCAGCTGACCTCTGTCTCACCCAG CCCGGCTGTGGCCTCGTCTCCGAGCAGCACTAACTTCAACACGCCCTCCCACTCTCCCTCTCCTGTACCCTTCTCAGCTCCTCCTACACCCTCGTACACCCCCTGCTGCACCCCACGCCGCCTCTCCCTTTCCCAGTCCTCCACCAACCTTAGGGACTCCACCAAGACCACCAGCACCTCTCTAGGCCTAGTGCGCCTCCTGCTGGAGCGGGGGATCTCTGCCTCGGTGTACAACCCGTGCAGCTGGGACCGAGCGCTGGATGCTGGTGGGGCTTCAGCCGTCCTGGGAGGAGTCCCGGCGCAGGTGTGCAGCATGAGATCTGTGGAGGGTGAAATCAGGAAGTCGATGAAGCGACCTGACACCCTCCTCCTGCAGCCTTCCACTCCACCCAGCTCACCTCGCTCCAGATCTGCTTCCTTTGCTGCAGCTAGCCCTGAGTTTCAATTCAGCCCTCTCAAAGACGACCCGCCGTATTATGACGCCTTCCTCGCCTCTAAGCCGGCTCGCATCATTCTGAGGGAGGTGTTGGGTGATTTGGAGAGAGAGCGCGGCATCCAGGAGGACGAGGACAGCCAAAGCGAGGTGACAAACCTCGGACTTGTGGACAAGCTGAAGCGTTTCCGAACACTCTCCCCTCTTTCGGCCTCGGCCTCCTCCAGCAGCGCTCTGTTGGCCCCCTTCGGCTCCTCCGGCCTGGGGAGCAGCGTGCTGGGCGGAGGGCTTCCAGGTCTAAATGCAGGACTGAGGAGGAACCGGAGCTATCCGGCCATGGTGGGGGCCAGCATGGCCATGAAAGACCCCGGTGGCCCGCCGTGCACGCTCATACCACAAACTGTGCACGACACAGAACACAAAGAGGAAAGGGACAAAGAGACTGAGTGGGTGGTTCAGAAGGCCGTACGCGTCCCACAGACGTTACACGCTCTGGAGGCGGTCGTACGGAGACACGCACGACCCGACTGTTCCTACTCAGCGCCACAGGAGCGCCTCGGTCAGGAAGAGACCGGAACATAG
- the LOC139070023 gene encoding trafficking kinesin-binding protein 1-like isoform X2 yields MKRRGQTRGQRFVKADYYELDWYYEECTDVLCADRVGQMTKTYSDIDAVTRLLEEKERDLELAARIGQSLLKKNKALSDRNEVLEEQIEHVREEVSQLRHDLSMKDELLQFYTNAAEESEGESNTSTPVRPSEPSVAAPACFPVDSLQKKLKDLEEENKSLRSAANHLETETISYEEKEQQLVNDCVKELRGANLQISSLAEDLARKTEDASRQQEEITHLLSQIVDLQKKAKLYAVENEELTQHLGAAKDAQRQLTAELQELQDKYVECMEMLHEAQEELKNLRNKNLPLSTPRRFHSLGLFPMDSLAAEIEGTMRKELQMDDPDVEEQRLHPKRVFQTVKNLNLMRRSPAAPSPLNIPGSNQTSCLNSGRSSRVGTPPSNSIYGSETGSGIILDNRTSSILERPDDGPEDSNKRPPGTPGTPGSRDLEAALRRLSLRRDNYLSEKRFFEEERERKLAFLAKEEEKEGGEGSRGAGTPTESLLSFCSHPSFGSVWSGFSITARSYLPEKLQIVKPLEGSATLHAWQQLAQPHMGALMDRRPGVVTKGFCTLAHEQEQEVSWDLDQPEEDEVSCDSFTGSAPPSPLRSTSVCCNRTLCTDSSSRFEELGEICGVVEGNMPPPVSSSSPLPLASPSSESNRHMDLKELPGLQPTSLDHMPVYFPGKSSSHTSSTYTFTTCRILHPSDQLTSVSPSPAVASSPSSTNFNTPSHSPSPVPFSAPPTPSYTPCCTPRRLSLSQSSTNLRDSTKTTSTSLGLVRLLLERGISASVYNPCSWDRALDAGGASAVLGGVPAQVCSMRSVEGEIRKSMKRPDTLLLQPSTPPSSPRSRSASFAAASPEFQFSPLKDDPPYYDAFLASKPARIILREVLGDLERERGIQEDEDSQSEVTNLGLVDKLKRFRTLSPLSASASSSSALLAPFGSSGLGSSVLGGGLPGLNAGLRRNRSYPAMVGASMAMKDPGGPPCTLIPQTVHDTEHKEERDKETEWVVQKAVRVPQTLHALEAVVRRHARPDCSYSAPQERLGQEETGT; encoded by the exons ATGAAGCGACGAGGCCAAACCAGAGGCCAGAGGTTCGTCAAGGCTGACTACTATGAGCTGGACTGGTACTATGAAGAGTGCACTGATG TGCTGTGCGCTGATAGAGTGGGCCAGATGACAAAGACCTACAGCGACATAGATGCTGTCACTCGACTGCTGGAAGAG AAAGAGCGAGACTTGGAGTTAGCGGCTCGCATCGGCCAGTCGCTGCTGAAGAAGAACAAAGCCCTCAGTGACAGGAATGAAGTGCTGGAGGAGCAAATCGAGCACGTGCGAGAGGAG GTGTCTCAGCTGCGTCATGACCTGTCCATGAAAGATGAGCTGTTGCAGTTTTACACCAACGCTGCTGAGGAGAGCGAAGGGGAGTCTAACACCTCCACCCC cgtgcGACCCAGTGAACCCAGTGTGGCGGCTCCAGCCTGTTTCCCTGTGGACTCCTTACAGAAGAAACTCAAAGATTTGGAAGAGGAAAACAAATCTCTGCGATCtgcg GCGAATCATTTAGAGACCGAAACGATCTCCTACGAGGAGAAGGAGCAGCAACTTGTCAATGACTGTGTCAAAGAACTGC GCGGTGCCAACCTCCAGATTTCCTCTCTGGCAGAAGATCTGGCCAGGAAGACTGAGGACGCTTCCAGACAGCAGGAGGAGATCACACACCTCCTCTCTCAGATAGTGGATCTGCAAAAGAAGGCCAAGCTT TATGCCGTGGAGAACGAAGAGCTGACTCAGCATTTGGGAGCAGCCAAGGACGCGCAGCGACAGCTCACTGCTGAG CTGCAGGAGTTGCAGGACAAGTATGTGGAGTGTATGGAGATGCTTCACGAGGCTCAGGAGGAGCTGAAGAACCTGAGGAATAAGAATCTGCCGCTCAGCACCCCGAGGCGCTTCCATTCCCTCGGCCTGTTCCCGATG GACTCTCTGGCAGCAGAAATCGAGGGCACCATGAGGAAGGAGCTCCAGATGGACGATCCAGATGTAGAAGAACAGAG ACTGCACCCGAAGCGCGTGTTCCAGACGGTGAAAAACCTCAACCTGATGCGGCGCTCCCCCGCCGCCCCCTCCCCCCTCAACATCCCAGGCTCCAATCAGACCTCCTGCCTTAACTCAGGGCGCTCCAGCAGGGTGGGCACGCCTCCATCCAACTCCATCTACGGGAGCGAAACAGGAAGCGGGATCATCCTGGACAACAGGACGAGCAGCATTCTGGAGCGTCCTGATGACGG GCCAGAGGACTCTAACAAGCGCCCCCCTGGGACTCCAGGGACCCCGGGCAGCAGAGACCTGGAGGCGGCTCTGCGTCGTCTGTCCCTCCGCCGCGACAACTACCTCTCTGAAAAACGCTTTTTTGAGGAAGAGAGGGAGAGGAAGCTGGCTTTCCTCGCTAAAGAGGAGGAGAAAGAAGGGGGGGAGGGCAGCAGAGGCGCGGGGACACCCACAGAGAGTCTTCTGTCGTTCTGCTCTCATCCGTCCTTTGGAAGCGTCTGGTCGGGATTCTCCATCACAGCTCGCTCCTACCTGCCAGAGAAGCTGCAGATTGTAAAGCCGCTAGAAG GCTCTGCTACTCTCCACGCCTGGCAGCAGCTGGCTCAACCCCACATGGGCGCTCTGATGGATCGCCGGCCCGGCGTGGTCACCAAGGGCTTCTGCACTTTAGCACACGAGCAGGAACAGGAAGTCAGCTGGGATCTGGACCAACCAGAGGAGGATGAAGTGTCATGTGACTCCTTTACCGGCTCGGCTCCACCCAGCCCGCTCCGCTCTACCTCTGTCTGCTGTAACAGAACACTTTGCACCGACAGCAGCAGCCGCTTCGAAGAACTCGGGGAAATTTGTGGTGTAGTTGAAGGAAACATGCCCCCTCCCGTTTCCAGCTCCTCTCCTTTGCCTCTCGCCTCCCCCTCTTCAGAGAGCAACaggcacatggacctcaaggagcTCCCCGGCCTGCAGCCAACCTCTCTCGACCACATGCCTG tatatTTCCCAGGGAAGTCCTCGTCTCACACCAGCTCCACTTACACCTTCACCACCTGCAGGATCCTCCACCCGTCTGATCAGCTGACCTCTGTCTCACCCAG CCCGGCTGTGGCCTCGTCTCCGAGCAGCACTAACTTCAACACGCCCTCCCACTCTCCCTCTCCTGTACCCTTCTCAGCTCCTCCTACACCCTCGTACACCCCCTGCTGCACCCCACGCCGCCTCTCCCTTTCCCAGTCCTCCACCAACCTTAGGGACTCCACCAAGACCACCAGCACCTCTCTAGGCCTAGTGCGCCTCCTGCTGGAGCGGGGGATCTCTGCCTCGGTGTACAACCCGTGCAGCTGGGACCGAGCGCTGGATGCTGGTGGGGCTTCAGCCGTCCTGGGAGGAGTCCCGGCGCAGGTGTGCAGCATGAGATCTGTGGAGGGTGAAATCAGGAAGTCGATGAAGCGACCTGACACCCTCCTCCTGCAGCCTTCCACTCCACCCAGCTCACCTCGCTCCAGATCTGCTTCCTTTGCTGCAGCTAGCCCTGAGTTTCAATTCAGCCCTCTCAAAGACGACCCGCCGTATTATGACGCCTTCCTCGCCTCTAAGCCGGCTCGCATCATTCTGAGGGAGGTGTTGGGTGATTTGGAGAGAGAGCGCGGCATCCAGGAGGACGAGGACAGCCAAAGCGAGGTGACAAACCTCGGACTTGTGGACAAGCTGAAGCGTTTCCGAACACTCTCCCCTCTTTCGGCCTCGGCCTCCTCCAGCAGCGCTCTGTTGGCCCCCTTCGGCTCCTCCGGCCTGGGGAGCAGCGTGCTGGGCGGAGGGCTTCCAGGTCTAAATGCAGGACTGAGGAGGAACCGGAGCTATCCGGCCATGGTGGGGGCCAGCATGGCCATGAAAGACCCCGGTGGCCCGCCGTGCACGCTCATACCACAAACTGTGCACGACACAGAACACAAAGAGGAAAGGGACAAAGAGACTGAGTGGGTGGTTCAGAAGGCCGTACGCGTCCCACAGACGTTACACGCTCTGGAGGCGGTCGTACGGAGACACGCACGACCCGACTGTTCCTACTCAGCGCCACAGGAGCGCCTCGGTCAGGAAGAGACCGGAACATAG